In Garra rufa chromosome 15, GarRuf1.0, whole genome shotgun sequence, a single genomic region encodes these proteins:
- the cpt2 gene encoding carnitine O-palmitoyltransferase 2, mitochondrial, whose protein sequence is MAGLLSTQYNLTLGKLKLLRNNPVLSVLTSTQRKYSSKDGAGIEYLHKSVVPTMHYQKSLPRLPVPKLEDTIRKYLAAQRPLLNDEQYSNTEKVAQDFQSGVGKQLHEELVALDKNNKHTSYISAPWFDMYLSARESVVLNFNPFMSFNPDPKPEYNDQLLRATNMVCSAIRFMKTLRAGLLEPEVFHLNPAKSDTDSFKRLIRWVPPSISWFGAYMVNAYPLDMSQYFRLFNSTRIPKYKCDELITNDKGRHLLVIRRGNLYVFDALDRDGNLIKPAEVQAHLKYILADPTQAPSFPLGVLTSENRDTWAGLRQKLLDAGNGEALQLVDSALFCLCLDEEVMRDHIHISHNMLYGDGCNRWYDKSFSIILAKDGQAAINFEHSWGDGVAVLRFQNEVFKDTTEKPLVGPGSQPAAVDSSSVVRRLEFKLTEELKAGITKAKENFQAAVSKLTIDAMEFKKGGKEQLKKKKLSPDAIAQLAFQMGFLRQYGQTVATYESCSTAAFKHGRTETIRPATIHTKRCAKAFVEQPGQHTVEQLQGLLSECSKYHGQLTKEAAMGQGFDRHLFAMRYLANSKGIALPSLYHDPAYAAINHNILSTSTLTSPAVSLGGFAPVVPDGFGVGYGVHDEWIGCNVSSYPARNVHEFLKCVHKSLEDIFTVLDGKPIH, encoded by the exons ATTACCAGTCCCGAAATTGGAAGATACAATACGGAAGTATTTGGCAGCTCAAAGACCCCTGCTAAATGATGAACAGTACAG TAATACTGAGAAAGTTGCACAAGATTTCCAGAGTGGTGTAGGCAAGCAATTACATGAAGAACTTGTGGCCTTAGACAAGAATAACAAGCACACCAGCTACATATCAG CTCCATGGTTTGACATGTACTTGTCTGCTCGGGAGTCTGTTGTGCTCAACTTTAACCCCTTCATGTCCTTTAACCCTGACCCCAAACCTGAGTACAATGACCAGCTCCTGCGAGCCACCAACATGGTGTGCTCAGCCATCCGCTTCATGAAAACCCTTCGTGCTGGTCTACTCGAGCCGGAGGTGTTTCACCTTAACCCTGCCAAGAGTGACACAGATAGTTTCAAAAGGCTGATCCGATGGGTGCCACCCTCTATCTCATGGTTTGGAGCCTACATGGTGAACGCATATCCTCTGGATATGTCCCAATACTTCCGCCTCTTCAACTCCACACGTATACCCAAATACAAGTGTGACGAGCTCATCACAAACGACAAGGGTCGCCATCTGCTCGTAATTAGGCGAGGTAACCTGTATGTGTTTGATGCGCTGGATCGGGACGGCAACCTGATAAAGCCCGCCGAGGTTCAAGCTCACTTGAAATACATCCTAGCAGACCCCACACAAGCGCCTTCGTTCCCCTTGGGTGTTCTAACTAGTGAGAATAGGGACACCTGGGCAGGGTTAAGACAGAAACTACTGGATGCTGGAAATGGAGAAGCTCTGCAGTTAGTAGACTCTGCTTTGTTTTGCCTCTGCCTGGATGAGGAGGTGATGAGAGACCATATTCACATTTCCCACAACATGCTTTATGGAGACGGCTGCAACCGCTGGTATGACAAGTCCTTTAGTATCATCTTAGCTAAGGACGGACAGGCGGCCATTAATTTTGAGCACTCTTGGGGTGACGGCGTAGCCGTTCTCCGCTTCCAAAATGAGGTCTTCAAGGACACCACAGAGAAGCCTTTGGTTGGGCCTGGATCCCAGCCTGCAGCAGTGGACTCTTCTTCAGTGGTGCGCCGATTAGAGTTTAAACTCACTGAAGAGTTAAAAGCTGGAATCACGAAAGCAAAAGAGAACTTCCAGGCTGCCGTGTCTAAGCTCACCATTGATGCCATGGAGTTCAAGAAAGGTGGAAAGGAGCAGCTTAAGAAGAAGAAGCTCAGCCCAGATGCTATCGCTCAGCTGGCTTTCCAGATGGGATTCCTACGGCAGTACGGCCAGACGGTCGCCACATACGAGTCCTGTAGCACCGCAGCCTTTAAACACGGGCGCACAGAAACCATCCGTCCCGCTACCATCCACACAAAGCGCTGTGCCAAGGCATTCGTCGAGCAGCCCGGACAGCACACTGTGGAGCAGTTACAGGGGCTGTTGAGTGAATGCTCCAAATACCACGGGCAACTCACTAAGGAGGCAGCAATGG GTCAAGGCTTTGATCGCCATCTTTTTGCCATGCGCTACCTGGCTAATTCGAAAGGAATAGCCCTGCCCAGTCTCTACCATGATCCGGCATATGCCGCCATAAACCACAACATCCTGTCCACCAGTACTCTCACCAGCCCCGCGGTCAGTCTGGGCGGATTTGCTCCTGTGGTGCCTGATGGTTTCGGAGTGGGCTATGGTGTCCATGATGAATGGATTGGGTGCAACGTGTCCAGCTACCCAGCCAGAAATGTTCATGAGTTCCTTAAGTGTGTTCACAAGTCCTTGGAAGACATTTTTACAGTCCTTGATGGAAAACCCATTCATTGA